The genomic segment GTAGAACTTTCCtacatgctaatgctaacagaaCGCCAGTCCTATGGCGCCAAGCTCACTTTTCATCCATTAATCCAGACAGTGTTTGAAAAATTCCCCTTGGCAAAGACCACACTTGCCGGGCTCATGTGGTGAAGTCACTGTTATTCCACAATGAACCGGAGAGCACTCAGAGGCCTCCAGCTTGGGTCTAATAGGATGGCGCAGTCATATGCAATAACACTCCTGACAAGGCGGTATGTAATGGTGGCCCTTCCCAGCGACGGAGCTGTCTTGCTGGACCCATAAACATCTGCTGGAGGGTGTGGGCCAAGGCTTTCCAAAAGGTTGACTTGAGTGAGGACTCCAATTTCACGTGAACAACAATCAAAGGGATTTTTTCCAGCCGGCGCCTCGAGAAGCCACAGAATGACGAATATCTGCTGGAGTGCCAACCAAGGTCCAGGTCCAGGGGCTGACGTATTCATCCTCAGTCTAAATCCAAAAAGAAACTGGCTTCTTTTCTCCCTACCGtcttcattaaaaatgcagaaaaatggcatCTTTTAagccacttttaaaaaaaaatggtctGGTCGAATAAGCTAGGCTGCTAAAAGTCTGAGAATGTCTTATGCTTCATTTATGGGACTTCAGTATGTGTCCAGATGTTGATTAAACTCTAAGTGAAGGCAGCCgtctgtgtgaaatgttttagtttcattcatttctcatgtttctgaaaagaacaaaaaaactgCATCTCAATGTCTCTCTAGCAGAAGTTACTTATATCTCCTGATTCTCAGTGTCATAGCCTTGCTTGACTTTATTGCCTGTTGTCATGACAACAGTTGCCACATATATACAGGGACAGTTTATGATTTGTATTCTTGTGCTGTTATGACAATCTATTGCAATGCATTTATCTGTGCTTTCACTCTGAAGCTTGCAGGTAAGAAACATATAACATACTCAATTATGTCCcatttttctgagtatatcataATTTTTTCTAGAACTCAAGcatcataaaaaatatttagcGCAATTATTGAGTCTGTGAACATGAACAGTCACTGAATCCTGCTGCAAACATTGAATTTAACGGTTGTacagtctgtgcaaaagtcagaggccctTCATTTATaccatttccagttaaaacagccacaaaaaagctgaaaatgtaaCAGGAAATTATACAAAAGTCTCAACAACTAACtatactttcattttttcatatgTAGTGTGGCCATCCACTGCCAGTTCAGTCCTAGATgtttgcttctcacaattcaaataatctcaaaattgtcttctgacagtggaaggatggacagatcaCCTGGGGATGTTttcatgctgtttatctgacgggggTGCAGTTCtgttgtctaccaggtctttcaggtggttgttaggagtacCATTTTCTCTGAATTCCAGTTGTGGAAACTTTTCCCCCTCTTTTTTCCCATTGACTGTCTCATGTATATATGTCTATATGATATAGGTCTCATGTCATGTCTGTGACTGTATATCTAATCTCCTAAGAAGTATCTCCTGAAATGTAAAACCGTGTACTTTATGGCCTTTTTATACTTAAAAGCCTTTTTAAgtgaaaagtatatatatatatatatatatatatatatatatatatatatatatatatatatatatatatatattgctgacTAATTGGTCTAgggcagtggtcaccaaccctgctcCTGATCTACCTTCCTGCCGGCTTTAATGCTAACCCTAATTAAACACACTCAATCTGTCTAATAACTGTGTTCAGAGGTCCTTGATTAGCTAAATGAAGGTTGGGGGTGAAACCTGCAGGAAGGGCGATTTCCAGGAGCAGTGCTGGTGACCACTTGCCTAAGCGTGTGATGGGGTGCGCAAAGTCCTGGCTCCAAATCCAGGACAAGCCCTGGCTTTAAAGTGGTATGCAGAGCATTAATCATAGAGGTTTGGTGCCTTTCTTCTTCCAATGTGGAGGCGCTGGCTTTGAATCTGATTTGTCATTCCAGAAGTTAGGCATGCATATCAGCAACACTGTATCCTGAAATCTCCAAAAATATACGTTAATGTCTATTACAGGCTTCAACTAAAGCACATGGATCACttctaatgaaaaaaaaaggtttctttgcacCACCTTTAGCTTAGCGCTGCCATACTGAACGCCCTAGGaaaggggtcagcaacatgtcaCTCTTTTACTGCCTTCTTGAGGCTCCCTAGCAGAACtaggtttttaaaaataaactaaaataatccttctttgcagtaaaataaagctctgctgatcaatcTAACTCagtattattaacattacattacatcttTTTCTTTGCCTAGCTGCTAGGTAGGTGATTGTTGtctggtgaccagcagtctgcttGCCAATCTTCAGGGATAAAGGGTGAATTTTCAGTTCCACATTAATTCCAGCATGTAAGACGAACGTTGATAATTCAGCCCTTAATTGCACTTAATTGTACCCTGCTGGTGTCCTGATACGTTTTATTTGCAGCGAGTAGCTATTTTATAAGAGTTacatcagcttctcatttgccagcttcttatttaaattatcccgttccaccttaaatcatgcagcagttacattctggcacaggaaaatctgaacacgtagctggcaaatgagaagctgacacCTGCCTCGTAAAAGTCAAAAGCTGACATTTAAAAAGGAACTATTCTACTTCTGCGgcaaagtttcctgctggagatgtgagaaaagcagcaaaagctgagctaaagcttaaagcagagtaaataAGTTTGCCACTCAGTATCACCCACCCCTAGCTTGCAGTTAGTCAAACTAATGTGAGATAAGCTACACAGCATGGCATAatcttatatttttgtttaactACTTATAGATGTGTTGttatgtaaaacacacacacacacacacacacacacgttttctaagctgcttctccctcagggtaactgtaaaaacagtgatgcaaaaattacattaaaggaAGAGAGGAATACTCAGCAGATACTAAGGTGATGTAGCAAGTCAAATAATGTCCCGTGTAAAAATTTAAAAGTGGTCATCTGGCTCCTGGAGCCATTCTAAAGCTAATCTGCTAATTCTTATTGCAGCCATCTTCACAGACCTCCTCTCCTCTGGCAGCCTCACCTGTGAATAATTCAAATGGGCCAGTCTCCAGACTCAGCTGGAGTGATGAAGGTGGTTGACGGGCCTAATACAGCTGGTACATTTTAATGAGAGCACTCAACTCTTTAGAGCAGTTTTTCTAGTGTCACAGACTGATCCTTGTCCTGTAGAAAGTCAGTCTGAGAAGATGTAGTGAGTCCAATCCAgtggcttttttatttttaacatgacATGAATTTAACATGAGTTTTTTACATAGCATTACATTTTGATCGTTTAGTCATTTGCTGGAGGCAATTTCAAGAATAAACGCTGAAGAGCTTTTATGGGCCGGCAATGCTAATGATGGTGGTTTTTATCTGATACTGTGAATGAAAACAGAGACagtactgtctctgactttacatctacaatgtggaccaacaaggtacgAGTGCctaatctccaaaatggaaactttacaggagaaggaaaaaacctatattacttttaatgtgagtcagtggaaccagacattttgggacgtttcttttggtccattcaccatgaaatttacacacgatgtaaagagcaacaggtattttctaattatgccaaaaactgaaaaatgacaaaaacagagacataGGGTTTCCTTTCAAAAGCAGCgatatgtatgtgtgagtataTGTATATTTGAGGCGAGGGAGGAAAATTTGGTGTACCCAAACTTATGAGGCAAACTTACTGTTGTCTAGCCAAAGCTAAAGCTTCAGCCTTAAGCTCTCAAGGACCCAATAAACATGTTAGCTTTTCAGGGTTTGGTCTCTCCGTAGCCTCTGCCATGATGTCCATACTGGGAATACTAAGCTAGCTTCTTATAGGTAACTGAAGATTCATAGTTGTGAGGTCAAATGTTTTGCAGTTCTTGCGAGAGCTTTCATGCTCTTCTTtgctcctccaaagttacatagtGCTCTACCAGGCATTCCAGGTCCAGAGTGGCAATGACAGATGCCATTTCCCTTATTATAAGTTACTGTACCATCAAAATGGTTCTGAAGTTGTTTTTTAAGGTAAAACTTGCTTTGATTTTCACAATGTTGCTTTAATTTGCAGTATTAATAAAAACTTTAGTTACATAGGTGAGACCACTATCAAACATGTCAAGTCATGGGTTTTGCAGGTCAGTTgtatttaaatacttttaaatacatttactgtTATATGCAAATTGTTCTGTTCTACTgttctactataaattatttgtaGCCGCTGCATTTATATGGTTGCAAAATGCTGTAGCCTTTGTTTTGCAGACCCCATAGTAGTCATTCCAGCAGCAGAATGGAAATTGACTtggctatttttatttattgtacttaaataaaagaaataatatgataataaagtaaaatatcttTCTATGTAACACTGTTATTAGATTAATAAGTACACTGTTGTCTCCGCGTGTGAAATGAAGTAAATctattgagctgctagtgagcaacgatGGTGAAAGGGGAGAGGTGAGAACCCACTGCTACATGACGATAAAACAGATGGAAATTTTCTTGATATCAAAAAAGTGGAACATAACTGAATCAATAAAAATATGCTAGGCTTTTGCTatattatcccaggtggttgctatagtgcTGCTAAGCTGTTGCTCTGTTATCCCAGGTAGTAGCCATGAacttgctaggctgttgctatggttttCCAgggggttgctaaggtgttgcaaggccattgctatggtatcccaagtcattgctagggtgttgctagaccattgctgcggtctctcaggtggttgctaaactTGCTCCTGGTTTtgaaaatcacacaaatatgtatttgaaatatatgaaaatatattttaatgtatttgatattttaattgattttatataaaaatgcatagttTAATTGAGGGACCCCCTAAAACCAGGCAGAAATTGCCTTTCATAGCTACTATGAAAGAGTCCTGTGATTTTTAATCTACTATCAACAAAGTGATGAATAAAAGGTGCTTTTAACACAAGCAGCAGGTGGTGTCAGTCTGCACTTTCCCTTCCTGTTCAAAGTAATATTTGGATTTCATAATTTGGTTTAATTTAAAGCAAATAATTTCATGTTTAACCAGTTTGGCTGACATGCTAAGCATATTTCCATGCTTCCAACCTGTCTAATCTGGAACGTTTTGATGGGGAACATCAAACCCACTCTAGAATCCATGGCAACAAGCTTTGGTATGCTTTCAAATGAGTTTTCTCAGTTCTGAGTAGAAGATGTGAACTTCTATTGTCCTGCAGAGTCAGTAAGCCAATTTGCTCCGAGACTGTTTACTCATTGTGCTCAGAGTCTAATTATTGTTTCCATCTGAAAGAAGTCGTGCACCAGACCTGGTGTAGCCTGTCACTATGGCAACACTGATTAAAAAAGTTTCATGAGAATAGATTTAGTGACTCACAcgtgaataaaaatgaaacttttctctgtttttgcatCACATTGTTTTCCTGAGGCCTGCTTATGCTGTCTATCTACAAAACCAGTCATTATTAATTGTTCTACATTACTATCTTTCATTAGCACTTGGAATTAAACAgagtttttgttgctgtgcctttaaatactgctatatgtaaataagctctgttccgaatggctgctctgtattgtacctcattcTATAAGCAGTCTtggttgaaacactccttataacttcaataagaatgggtggggctaaactacccTTAACAGGTATACATACaggatgcaaaagtttgggtgcccctggtcaaacaACGTTTTCGGTTTGGTGGTGGTGGGTTAGTATAGGTTGCAtgtgctggagtttgtaaaGACCTCAGTGTcaatgctggactgagaatagtccaccaaccaaaaatatccagccaacagtgtctgtgggcagcgtcctgcgaccactgatgaaggactacaggatgaccaacacacactgtgcagcatcgtctctggctttacatctacaaggtggactgataaggtaggagtgtctaacagagtggacaatgagtggacagtgtttaaaaactgctgtgtctgatccactcgcacctgcacaccaccaccatgtccgtgttactgcagtgctgagaatggggGTCTGGACCTtagaagaacagggtaaaagcgggttaacaaagtatcagagaaacagatggactacagtctctaactgtagagctacaaagtgctcctatatagtaaatggagctgataaaatgattgaccggtgtgtatttatatataaatatataaacactttatgtatgtgtttatatactgGATCTGGGCCTTTTAAagcataaaaatgttatttttcagcTTGCGGTTGATTTGGTTGTCCAAGAGCAGTGGTTCAGTAGCCCCTGGTATCTTTAGCCTTTCATATCTTCGTAAGTGTCAAATCAGAGCAGTTCCCCAGAGCGGCTTTAATGTATCGCATGGGCTTAAATGGTCTCCCCTAACTTCCTTTTTCCTCAGTGTTGTCTAGCATCAATCATCTGCTTTGTCTGGTGAAGAGCATATTGCCTGGGCCGAGGGACATCATTTCCACCCCGGAGCCATATGTTGCCATGACAGTGGAGGAGCTCCAATCTTGCCTcatcttttcctcttttgtcCCAGGACCCTTAAGATATAGGCATCAAACGGCTAAATGGCTGATATTGTTTTCCGGGGCGTGTCTAACTGAATTTGCCTCCTAACTGCAAaagctatgaattattcacaacCATGGGCTGTTAATCTTATTTGAATGGCTGTGAGGGAAGTAAATAATTCATGCTATGAATTTGTCTCCTCATTTTGGCTGCTTTATTCGCTCTGTTTTCACTTTCATGGTGATGATTAAAAGGGGAGTGACCATTTGATTAGCCTTTTGTGAGAATGATTGTGCCTCTGTTGCAATTTTTAGCAACTTCACTCTATAAGCAGCTCAGTCCACCTATAAACTGCTGTTACTCTACActgtttattaatcatttataaatgaatattaaaGAAAACTGCACTGACTCCTACTTTTAAGTGTCTAAATTGATCCTTTTTGTTggtgatgattattattacacCCTCAGTCTGCGCCTTGGCTTTTCAACATTGCCGGTTGACCAATGCCATCTAGTGGCAATGAAACCCAGCCAAGATTAGAAATTCCAGCCGAGGCTGTAGCATCTTTCCTTGGTCACTTTGGCCTTTAAAGGTCCCTtataatgaaaagcaaaaaccaAAACCTCctagctttttttaaataaaagagtctGACTGTTCACTGTCCAGTCCATGCAGCCCACATATAGAACTTAGGCTGAAAAAACAGCTCGttgtgaattcactgtttttgtgaggtcacaacaactgaatttgCATATATCTACCTAttctacggagccccgctggtcacatcatgtgtaaataaaaataatgcgtgacTTAGGTAGGTGtgagaacaagataattaagacAATTTATTAAGGTGTGGggacaagatcctaatgcgtggctaGAACTTAAGGCATGatgtcgtggccatgacttaattatctcattcccatgccttactgtCATGGGCATGCACTAGGATCtcattctcatgccttactaagttggggccatgcattaggatctcattcccacacattaataaggccacgcattatttttatttatatgtcaccagcagggctctgtataCCCAGCCTTCAGCATTTATGGCAGTTATAAGGAGagtttcagcctgaactgcaCTTTGgatgaggcacagtacaggacagccaagccaatcacaacagagctcatttacatatatcttaaACTCTTtttttacatacttttttttttccagaaatcccttgtttttacttacttttgttgtttgctgttaatattattgtcattattattcttttattatttaaatcacTGTTGTTACTGATTTTCTTTCATGggttattttttacttttaattattgttaattcttttctttttacatctctcattgttttttacattattttgccATATTGTTGCTGCTTTTATGTTCTTGTatgatttaatatttcatagaatttttatagcttttttgtctttttgtctctgGGAACCATATATATTAAAGGTGTTattcaattaaaatgtattatttatattgttgttttttaaagacaaagtaaatctaattaataaaaaagtttaattCTAAAAGATGGTTTAATTGGTATAATCGACATAAGTGGACGTCAAGGAAAAGATTCAAATACGAGAACAATGTAAAATATAGCCAATATTTTGTTGCATTTGCAAAGTATTGTGTTTCTCTATGTTAAAGTCTGATGAGCATGACATAATGAGACTCAATGCACTCACAAGGGCCCTTATAGCAAGAAAGACCTCAGTGAAAGGGGGCCAGAATTGGTCCAAAGGTCTCCACATGTTATGAAATTTGATCAGGGACCTCCATCAAAAATGTTCAAGTTTTAttcagactgaacttttgacCTTGGTATAATAAGCTGTAgtctttaaatggaaaattcaaaATAGCAGAGAAAGAGTACAATTTATGACATAACATGTAattacaaagttattcagatcAGTGAACTGAATCACACGACACCTTTTATTTATCCTTAGACTTTGCagatttttcaattaaataagaattatttagatttttttccagaaggacacatttgcatatggcagtcatattgtttaaaaaattcaaaatgtgctggATAATTATTGAGGTTTAGGCTATGCTGAATTTTTTGACAGCAACAACATGAAGATCAGGCGAAAAACTGTAGCACTAGTTTGCATAAGTAGTTTTTGCATGTTATGCAAATTAGCTTTTTAAAGTAGGCGGAGCTTAACGGTCCAAATTACAAAGTTGTTTTGTTGGACCCAAGGAATGAGGAAAAAATGTGTCTTGTCTGTCAAAAATCTGGGGAAGGAGTTAAAGGGCCAAATGCATCGTGTTGCGCAATAGTGCCACCTTAAGGCCGATTGGGCTCATGACTACTACCTATTCACCAAGTTTCATGTCTCTAGGACTTACGGTTTGGTCTGGGTGATTCGTTTTATCggagaaaaagaataataataagaagaagaagaagaaaaagtaaCAATATTTTTACCCTATTTTTTACCTCCTAACAATATTTGGACCCTAAATATGACAAATGCACAGTCTGTCATACATGATCAGCTTTAATAGATAAACTGAAGACCATCATCCAAAAGACCACAATAAACAAGAGCTAGATTTATCAGTGAAGCAATATTGAGAGAAATATTTATACTTATGGTAAATttattgctgtattttttttactcttGTACATGACCCGACTTGTACATGATTGACAATTGCCAATTAAACTGCATTCAATAatgtcttatatatatatatataagtaaataaaaatctgttttagcATAGCTTTTAGCCACTCTATAGAAGAAGATGATCGGCAGAGCTTTCAAATTAACGGTCAAGGTCATTCAGGCAATTTTTTAGGTTGTTAAGGTTCCCAGTTGAAAGAAAAGGCTATAATAAGGTTCTTGTCAGATCAGCAAAAACACATAGATATGTAAACAGAATTTAAGACCTGATCATTTTACTTCTGATATTCTTGGCATACTTTCTAATGGCACACTGTAATCCTAATCTGCTAATCAACCAGGTTTGTCAGCTATATGTACACTTCTATATTTGCTATATGTATTACACAGAACGTGCAACCATAAAAGTTACACTCAAACATACATCCAAGTAATGAAATAATACGTCTGATTGGCATGTGATCACAGCAAGGTCTCAGAGGCTGGGGAGGCGAGTTGTATTCAGCAGGGCAGATGCTCCGATTACTGAGCTTCCACTTCAGCGCTGTCCTCAACGAAGAACGCTGTCAGCTCTTTTCCAGCAGACACATATTTAATGGACTCCACTTCTCCACCGTAATTGCTGGGTTTTTGGAAGTGGATCTCCAGATGGTCCTGCAGATCCTCCTCATCCGTCACATCCTGAATGCCCTTCAGCAGCACAGTGCGCTTTGGCACCCCTGAGAACGTCTAGGACGGATCGCATATCAATCGATAAGTAAATTACATGAAAGTGCACAGATTACATCAATGTTTCTCAGTCCTGCTCATAAAGGCCCCCAATGCACTACACACATTTAGTACCCTTTCTGCTCTATTGTTCAATTTAACATTACAATTTTCTAGAGTTACTGTTCTTTTGCAAAACTCGACTTGTATTACATAATCAGTTATATgttattaaaacaattaaatacaGGTGCATTTATGTTCAGCAGGTTTGAGTCCGCACATCTGACTTTTCCTCGTTTGTTTGGACGTCATACAATGGCAAAGCTAGGCTGTATGAAAACGTGTGGAGCGCCTAAAGTTTTTAGCACCAAGATTAAATCAACATGAACTGCTTATAAAAAGTATTGATCTCAATAAGTGTAATTGATATTGGGGGGCAAACGCAGCATGTAAAAGCTTTAGATTTCAAAtctttattttgcaaaataCATATATCATCGGTCTGCGATGGaccggcgacctgtccagggtgaccgctgggataagctccagcaacccccccccacgaccctgagggagaagcggcttagaaaatggatggatggatggatatatcaTTGGTTTTCTACACAGATTCCACACAAGGGGGCACTACTGGCCATCAAGTAGTCTTTTTCTGCATCTTTAAGGATGTACTCACACAGGGCCCAGTGGCCTTGTACCATGCCCAAGCACGACCTTCCTGCCTCCCCACTGCCCCACTGGCCTGTGCTCACATAGTGCTTAATGTTCCTGTGactttttggtgtgtgtgtgtgtgtgtgtgtttaaatgaatGAGTTGTTAAAGTGAACCTGAAAGGGAACCAAGTGCAATTGACCTTAGTGCTTTTTGTGTTCACAATGTAATAATCCTGGTCCTTTGTAGCACTGATGAGATCTCAGACCACTTTTTGTTCAGATCACCACTCCATTAGAACTCAGATTCGCAAAGTGGCAATGTAAAGCACGTATTTGTACCATTTCATAACCAGATAttctaaaacagaacaataataaaataaaaagcctggagacgagacggggtgtgtgcaGTCAGTATAACTTTTatagtacagttatgttccccgactaaaggtactgagatgtacccttgagggtcccgcCCCAGTGGGTTCTGCTTGACTTTGGGGGTCACATATGCTCAGGCACAGTACATATTGCCTAGCATGAGTACACCCTAAgaaggaggaaacccacaccagcagtaATGTGTGGATGGTTGGAGGCTTAATTTTCAAACAGTTTAGTATCTAcagaaaagtttttaaaaatgtaatcagtTAATTCAGatgttgtgtttacatgttggcTGTAAACAGACAACGCTCCACAAGCTGAACGTTCCATCAGGAGttcaatttttttgttgttgacggcagcatgtttgttttttagcagTCATGGATGCTAAAAACTTCTCATTGTTGAATTCTAGACAAACCTAGTATTAAactgcagaaacagcctctACTTAATTTGAGTGCATTCAGCtgcaagagcattagtgaggtcagacactgatgaaaGTCACTGGATGGAGctcaatcactccagagaacgtagTCTCACTGCTCTACAACCTATTTCTGGGCAGTCTTTATATCCCTCTAACCCACACTTGGCACTggccttaggctcatgtgtggctatCGGGCAATGCTGTCCTATGTAGCTCTGCTGCTCTTTTGAACAGATGCACCTTATAGATCCTCATTAAagtgttaaattcagtatttAGAAGGGGTCTCTGTACAACTTTTGGACACAGTATAATTAAGCAAAATGCAAGACGAGCATTTCAAGCCAAATATGCCATGGAGGACCTAGGATGTGTTGCTAACAGAGAAAAGGGCATAGCATGTAGTGCAGGGCTACCTGATCTCCAGGATTAAGAAACACTATTTAGCCTTATATAACCAAATACAATCAAACATAACCTTTACAAAAAAGAATCATGTCCATGTAAGCATACCTGAAACTTTCTCAGCTGAAATTCAAAAAGTGGTGCAACATTGACCTCCATCCCATGGCCTATACTGACGTAGAACTTTTGTTTAAGAACCAGATCCTCCGCAACTGAaagtggaacaaaaaaaaaaaagcacgtCAGTGTTGACACACGTATTGACACATGCATTGTATGGATGTGATGTAAGAACCTaagattgtttttttgttttttttcttcaatttcctacaaaacaagactgtacgCACAATGCTGACTTTTTCATCAAGTGCAAATAATATTTCAATAGCTCCACACAACTAGATGAGGAATGGGAGAGGTTTTGGAGATTGAAACGATTTGGGCTATTACTGACTATTGAGCCCTAGTGTTCGTTAGCCCTAGttcattagcctcgtagctccagttctaaactaaagcaACACAATTTGCACTCCACTTAAGACTTGGCCGATGGACTACATCTGGAGCAAGCGTAAAATTGGGTAAAGTTCacaaactatttctttaattatgcaaatattgGTGGAACTCCCAAAAACAAATTGAGCTCTTAGCAGACAGACCTCCAGTATTGAGGAAGGTAATGCGGCCTGTCCCAGTCTTTGAATCGTATTCCACTCTCTCCACTTCTCCTCCGCCACGGCTGGGCTTGGAGAAGCTCAACTCCAGCCGGTCCCTCATTCGCTCCTCAGCCATAATCGGAGGAACATTGGAGAACTTGATGGTCTTCTTGGACACAGTAATGTGGACCTGCAGACAAGAGAAATCTAGAATGACCCAGCCAGCTACAACTAACTGTAAAAAAAGGGTAAAAAGAGATTTGTTTTCATCACTGTTGCGTTTGTCATGTCCCAGACCACCTCAGTTTCACTGTACCTCAAATTTCACAGAGGGATCTAGAGATAAGGAGTGTGGCTTCACGTCTATCTTGGATCTGTCGCAGGTTACAGAGCACTT from the Pygocentrus nattereri isolate fPygNat1 chromosome 6, fPygNat1.pri, whole genome shotgun sequence genome contains:
- the nmi gene encoding N-myc-interactor — translated: MSEEHQVNGESFSTSAQQLADALEELKTWKKKVEEADAENSRLLLEKMDAENEKRKVQQETTELMKVEEQLAAEFNKRMQAIQEEILHLHNAKQDLQEKLQNYKEQLKSKKAEADSLQQRFKIKAQIPKKKMKFTHVDEQAAGESENGENVVLNTRAVFTITQRPSILLKGGQALITFEEEKVADQILRLAKCSVTCDRSKIDVKPHSLSLDPSVKFEVHITVSKKTIKFSNVPPIMAEERMRDRLELSFSKPSRGGGEVERVEYDSKTGTGRITFLNTGVAEDLVLKQKFYVSIGHGMEVNVAPLFEFQLRKFQTFSGVPKRTVLLKGIQDVTDEEDLQDHLEIHFQKPSNYGGEVESIKYVSAGKELTAFFVEDSAEVEAQ